The Paenibacillus sp. YPG26 genome includes a window with the following:
- the thyA gene encoding thymidylate synthase: MHNYLELLQDILDHGTRKDDRTGTGTISVFGRQLRFDLSKGFPLVTTKRIHLKSVIHELLWFLKGDTNISYLKEHGVRIWDEWADENGDLGPVYGSQWRSWETPEGKHIDQISNVIDAIKRNPDSRRHLVSAWNVAEIEQMKLPPCHFVFQFYVADGKLSCMLTMRSVDTFLGLPFNIASYALLTHMVAQQCDLEVGEFIWSGGDVHIYTNHLEQVNLQLTRTPYELPKLVIKRKPDSIFDYTYEDFEFLNYVHHPAIKAPVSV; the protein is encoded by the coding sequence GTGCATAATTATTTAGAATTGCTTCAGGATATATTGGATCACGGCACAAGGAAGGACGACCGGACAGGAACTGGCACAATTTCCGTGTTTGGCCGTCAGCTTCGCTTTGATCTGAGCAAGGGCTTTCCACTTGTGACGACCAAGAGAATTCACTTGAAATCGGTTATTCATGAATTATTGTGGTTCCTTAAAGGAGATACCAATATTTCTTATTTGAAAGAGCACGGGGTTAGAATTTGGGATGAATGGGCCGATGAGAACGGGGATTTGGGTCCAGTCTACGGCTCTCAGTGGCGTTCTTGGGAGACTCCGGAAGGCAAGCATATTGATCAGATCTCGAATGTAATTGATGCTATCAAGCGTAATCCTGATTCTCGAAGACACCTAGTCAGTGCTTGGAATGTAGCGGAGATTGAACAGATGAAGCTTCCTCCCTGCCACTTTGTATTTCAATTCTATGTCGCAGACGGCAAGCTATCGTGCATGCTCACGATGCGCTCTGTCGATACCTTCTTGGGTCTTCCATTCAATATTGCCAGCTATGCGCTGTTGACGCATATGGTAGCCCAGCAGTGTGATCTGGAGGTCGGTGAGTTCATTTGGTCGGGTGGAGATGTGCACATTTATACAAATCACCTGGAACAGGTCAATCTTCAGTTAACCCGGACTCCTTATGAGCTGCCTAAGCTTGTCATCAAGCGGAAGCCGGATTCGATCTTTGATTATACGTATGAAGACTTTGAGTTCTTGAATTATGTTCATCATCCGGCTATTAAAGCTCCGGTGTCAGTCTGA
- a CDS encoding dihydrofolate reductase — MGITLIWAMAQGGVIGKDNKLPWRLPADLAFFKAQTLGKTMIMGRKTWESIGSKPLPGRHNVVLTLDERYIAEGGVTVHSIHEALDLQKQNEELMVIGGAGVFQHFLPYADKLLVTFIDEEIEGDVVFPQFDWSEFRITEEIQGVQDEKNRHPYRFVTYERIRSAAQ; from the coding sequence ATGGGAATTACGCTTATATGGGCGATGGCTCAAGGAGGCGTTATAGGGAAGGATAACAAGCTGCCGTGGCGCCTGCCGGCTGATTTGGCTTTTTTTAAGGCACAGACACTCGGGAAAACGATGATTATGGGCAGAAAAACCTGGGAATCTATTGGAAGCAAGCCTTTGCCCGGCCGCCACAATGTAGTCCTCACGTTGGACGAGCGTTATATCGCTGAAGGTGGGGTGACCGTGCATTCCATACACGAGGCGCTGGATCTGCAGAAGCAGAATGAAGAATTGATGGTTATCGGTGGGGCGGGGGTGTTCCAGCATTTCCTACCCTATGCGGACAAACTGCTGGTTACTTTTATTGATGAGGAGATTGAAGGAGATGTTGTCTTTCCTCAATTCGATTGGTCCGAGTTCAGGATTACGGAAGAGATCCAAGGTGTTCAAGACGAGAAGAATCGCCATCCGTATCGATTTGTAACCTATGAACGAATTAGATCAGCTGCGCAATAA
- a CDS encoding glutamate synthase subunit beta, with protein MSTPTGFMEFKRQLPGDRSPSERVKDWEEFHKHMSEEELRTQGARCMDCGTPYCHTGIDMTGGTSGCPVHNLIPEWNNLVYRGQWKDALDRLHKTNNFPEFTGRICPAPCEGSCTVGLIGQPVTIKTIEEAIIERGFEEGWVVAEPPEKRTGKRVAVVGSGPAGLACAAQLNKAGHEVTVYERSDRVGGLLMYGIPSMKLDKAVVERRVNLLVEEGVKFVTNTEIGKDIPTQQLVDEFDAVVLCGGATKPREFNIEGSNLNGVQYAMPFLNSTIKSYLDSGLQDGQYISAEGKDVIVIGGGDTGSDCVATSLRHGCKSITQFGTHTKAPLERDPIENPWPQFPNVYTLDYAQEEAKAIYGEDPREFSIMTTKFVGDEEGNLKELHTIQIQRIVDETGRKIYQPIPGTERVFPAQMALIAIGFDGPENTIINELSLDTDRRSNVKAQYGKYKTSRDKVFAAGDMRRGQSLVVWAINEGREAAREVDKFLTGASVLA; from the coding sequence ATGTCTACACCTACGGGGTTCATGGAATTCAAAAGACAACTTCCGGGAGACCGCAGTCCCTCTGAACGGGTGAAGGACTGGGAAGAGTTCCACAAACATATGTCTGAAGAGGAACTACGGACACAGGGCGCCCGCTGTATGGATTGCGGTACACCATACTGCCACACTGGCATTGATATGACTGGCGGAACATCCGGGTGCCCGGTGCATAACCTGATTCCCGAGTGGAATAACTTGGTCTACCGCGGACAATGGAAGGATGCGCTGGATCGTCTTCATAAGACGAACAACTTTCCTGAATTCACGGGCCGGATTTGTCCAGCGCCTTGTGAAGGTTCCTGTACAGTTGGACTAATTGGTCAGCCTGTTACGATTAAGACGATTGAAGAAGCCATTATAGAGAGAGGCTTTGAAGAGGGATGGGTTGTAGCAGAACCACCCGAGAAGCGTACAGGTAAGAGGGTTGCTGTTGTAGGTTCCGGACCTGCTGGACTCGCCTGTGCGGCTCAGCTGAACAAAGCTGGACACGAGGTTACTGTATATGAGAGATCCGATCGTGTCGGCGGCCTGCTTATGTACGGAATTCCTTCAATGAAGCTGGATAAGGCTGTCGTTGAGAGACGTGTGAATCTTCTTGTTGAGGAAGGTGTTAAGTTTGTTACCAATACGGAGATCGGTAAAGATATTCCAACTCAGCAGCTTGTCGATGAGTTCGATGCCGTTGTCCTGTGCGGTGGAGCAACCAAGCCTCGAGAGTTCAACATTGAAGGCAGCAACTTGAATGGTGTGCAGTATGCAATGCCTTTCCTGAACAGTACGATCAAGAGTTATCTGGATTCTGGTCTGCAAGACGGTCAGTATATCTCTGCAGAAGGCAAGGATGTTATCGTAATTGGTGGCGGTGACACGGGCTCTGACTGTGTCGCTACTTCACTTCGCCATGGATGCAAGAGTATTACTCAGTTCGGTACACATACGAAGGCTCCGCTTGAGCGTGATCCTATCGAGAACCCTTGGCCTCAGTTCCCGAATGTATATACACTGGATTATGCGCAGGAAGAGGCCAAGGCGATCTACGGTGAGGATCCTCGCGAATTCTCGATCATGACCACCAAATTCGTAGGTGATGAAGAGGGCAACCTGAAGGAGCTTCACACGATCCAGATTCAACGTATCGTTGATGAGACGGGACGCAAGATCTATCAGCCAATTCCGGGTACGGAGCGAGTATTTCCGGCACAAATGGCTTTGATTGCAATCGGGTTCGATGGACCTGAGAATACGATCATTAATGAACTTTCCCTGGATACAGACCGCCGCTCCAACGTGAAAGCCCAGTACGGCAAGTATAAGACCAGCAGAGACAAAGTGTTCGCAGCAGGCGACATGCGCCGCGGCCAAAGTCTGGTTGTATGGGCAATTAATGAAGGCCGTGAGGCTGCACGTGAAGTGGACAAATTTTTGACAGGTGCTTCTGTTCTTGCCTAA
- a CDS encoding type IA DNA topoisomerase codes for MKTLVIAEKPDMGRTIAAVIEPKAKNNRSYLEGEQYIITWAIGHLLGLAEPDAYDPKYKRWNFSDLPILPDAFKIVPNPKTKDQLKIIGELAKRADRIVNACDAGREGQYIFALIQQQLKLSQPVRRLWISDLTAESIAKGFAELKDGSEFVNLTIAARARSEADWLVGMNASRAFTTKHKELLSVGRVQTPVLALIYDRQKEIESFDSLTYYEIKAEFQQKERRYSGSWQGERMTDKEKADRIADKVRGKEGRITEYEVKEAKEYPFKLYDLTLLQREANAKYGYSAKKTLDIAQALYEKHKVITYPRTSSNYVTEQNIEGMHKALHMLKSTGYQELASGAQPHLVHKNNKSICNPARVEDHHAILPTLKRAGTLSSEEQNVYDLVIRRFLSHFYLPAEYKQHTVLTVVEGETFKTNVKQLISLGWKVCQGSDDSRRSSGKNKKKDEEEEAEELVSEAFHVDTDLPALCASSEVKEKATQPPKAYTEGTLLKAMESAGKQLENEELREVMKDAGLGTPATRAATIERLKKVGYITMQGKRITVTPKGRTAVELIRHAGIELLTSPEMTGQWERRLHQISKGEAAGEKFMENVKKFTVSIIEKVRSQPKASASLFEGEAKAAGHSRTGGTRQSAGARGTRTVRTKSSGSQAEHTGKASGPVERVPMGACPRSGCGGQLIEGKKGYGCTHFKLGCGFVIWKEYSGKKISHNMLTSLIEKGQTQLLSFKDGEREYKARIVLHDKEKGQLQLERTE; via the coding sequence ATGAAAACGCTAGTAATCGCAGAGAAACCGGATATGGGACGGACAATCGCCGCTGTTATTGAGCCAAAGGCGAAGAATAACCGGTCTTACCTGGAGGGCGAGCAGTATATTATAACCTGGGCCATAGGTCATCTGCTCGGCTTGGCTGAGCCGGATGCTTATGACCCCAAATATAAAAGATGGAACTTCTCGGATCTGCCGATTCTTCCAGATGCATTCAAGATTGTTCCGAATCCGAAGACGAAAGACCAGCTGAAAATAATTGGCGAGTTGGCCAAGCGTGCTGACCGAATTGTAAATGCTTGTGACGCCGGACGTGAAGGCCAGTATATTTTTGCCTTGATCCAGCAGCAATTGAAGCTGTCACAGCCGGTTAGAAGGTTATGGATTTCAGATTTGACTGCCGAGAGTATCGCAAAGGGCTTCGCTGAGCTTAAGGATGGCTCGGAATTCGTGAATCTGACCATTGCTGCAAGGGCGAGAAGCGAGGCAGACTGGCTGGTTGGCATGAATGCGTCAAGAGCCTTTACCACCAAGCATAAAGAGCTGCTCTCTGTCGGGCGGGTGCAGACACCTGTACTTGCTTTGATTTATGACAGACAGAAGGAAATTGAAAGCTTTGATTCACTCACTTATTACGAGATTAAGGCTGAATTCCAGCAGAAAGAACGCCGTTACTCAGGCTCCTGGCAGGGCGAAAGGATGACAGACAAGGAGAAGGCCGACAGGATCGCGGACAAGGTGCGTGGGAAGGAAGGCCGGATCACGGAGTATGAGGTTAAGGAAGCCAAGGAGTATCCTTTCAAGCTGTATGACTTGACCCTGCTGCAGCGTGAGGCTAATGCGAAATATGGGTATTCAGCCAAGAAGACGCTGGACATTGCCCAGGCACTTTATGAGAAGCATAAAGTGATAACGTATCCGCGTACAAGCTCGAATTATGTTACCGAGCAGAATATTGAAGGGATGCACAAGGCACTCCATATGCTCAAATCAACCGGTTATCAGGAGCTGGCGAGTGGAGCCCAGCCTCACCTGGTTCACAAGAATAACAAGTCGATCTGCAATCCGGCGCGCGTTGAGGATCACCATGCGATCCTGCCAACCCTCAAGCGTGCGGGCACACTGAGTTCGGAGGAGCAGAATGTATACGACCTTGTTATCCGGAGATTCCTGTCCCATTTCTATCTCCCAGCGGAGTACAAACAGCATACGGTGCTTACCGTTGTTGAAGGGGAGACGTTCAAGACAAACGTGAAACAGCTCATTTCCTTAGGATGGAAGGTCTGTCAAGGAAGTGACGACTCCCGGAGATCCAGCGGGAAGAACAAGAAGAAGGATGAGGAAGAGGAAGCAGAAGAGCTTGTTAGTGAAGCATTCCATGTGGACACGGACCTGCCTGCCCTCTGTGCGTCCTCAGAGGTGAAGGAGAAGGCTACCCAGCCGCCCAAGGCTTACACTGAGGGAACACTCCTCAAAGCCATGGAGAGCGCCGGGAAGCAGCTGGAGAACGAAGAGCTGCGCGAGGTCATGAAGGATGCTGGGCTGGGTACTCCGGCGACCCGCGCGGCGACAATAGAACGGCTGAAGAAGGTTGGATATATAACGATGCAGGGTAAAAGAATCACCGTCACGCCCAAAGGCCGTACCGCGGTTGAATTGATTCGGCATGCGGGCATTGAGCTTCTCACCTCGCCAGAGATGACAGGGCAGTGGGAGCGGCGCCTGCATCAGATCTCCAAGGGCGAAGCAGCCGGAGAGAAGTTCATGGAGAACGTGAAGAAATTTACCGTCTCCATTATTGAGAAGGTCCGCAGTCAGCCCAAAGCTTCCGCGTCCCTGTTCGAAGGGGAAGCCAAAGCGGCTGGACACAGCCGGACTGGCGGCACAAGACAGAGTGCGGGTGCAAGAGGAACAAGAACGGTCAGAACCAAGTCATCTGGAAGCCAAGCTGAGCATACAGGCAAAGCAAGCGGCCCAGTAGAGCGAGTCCCCATGGGAGCATGCCCCCGTTCGGGCTGCGGCGGGCAGCTAATTGAGGGTAAGAAGGGGTACGGATGCACTCATTTCAAGCTGGGATGCGGGTTTGTAATCTGGAAAGAATATTCCGGCAAGAAGATTTCTCACAATATGCTGACTTCGCTTATTGAGAAGGGGCAGACGCAGCTCCTGTCCTTCAAGGATGGGGAGCGTGAGTACAAAGCGCGGATCGTCTTACATGACAAGGAGAAGGGTCAGCTTCAGCTGGAGCGGACGGAATAG
- a CDS encoding HAD family hydrolase: protein MYYWREEQPALNPTQFRQQLIFDMDDTLIHCNKYFEMILSKYADLMLEWFREYRLTASEIRSKQLEIDVAGVLKSGFASKRFPQSLIETYHYFSRMTGREISLVEENKLMDLGMSVYEQTIEPYPGMVETLEVLSRQGHELNLYTGGERVIQERKIEQMKLASYFNERIYIRQHKNEEALEQILTSRHFDREHTWMIGNSLRTDIIPALAAGINTIYIKLPNEWSYNIVELKNEPSTAMYTVSSLEEVPGIIAESIAIKHKKRTP from the coding sequence ATGTACTATTGGAGAGAGGAGCAGCCTGCTTTGAACCCTACTCAATTTCGTCAACAACTCATTTTTGATATGGATGACACCCTTATACACTGCAATAAGTATTTTGAAATGATCTTAAGCAAGTATGCCGACCTAATGCTTGAATGGTTCCGTGAATATCGGTTAACGGCATCGGAAATCCGCAGCAAACAGCTTGAAATCGACGTAGCAGGCGTACTCAAATCAGGATTTGCCAGCAAGAGATTTCCTCAATCCCTGATTGAGACCTACCACTACTTCTCCAGAATGACAGGCCGCGAGATTAGTCTGGTTGAGGAGAACAAGCTGATGGACTTGGGCATGAGTGTCTATGAACAGACCATCGAGCCGTATCCGGGCATGGTCGAAACTCTTGAGGTATTATCCCGTCAAGGTCACGAACTTAATTTGTATACTGGCGGAGAGAGAGTCATTCAGGAGCGCAAAATCGAGCAGATGAAGCTTGCTTCGTATTTCAACGAACGGATCTACATCCGTCAGCACAAGAACGAGGAAGCGCTTGAGCAGATTCTGACCTCCCGGCATTTTGACAGAGAACATACGTGGATGATTGGAAATAGTCTGCGCACCGACATTATTCCTGCTCTTGCAGCAGGCATTAACACGATCTATATCAAGCTGCCGAACGAATGGTCTTACAATATTGTCGAACTCAAAAATGAACCGTCTACCGCGATGTACACCGTCTCGTCTCTGGAGGAGGTACCAGGCATCATCGCTGAGAGTATCGCGATCAAACACAAGAAACGGACTCCATAA
- a CDS encoding helix-turn-helix domain-containing protein, which yields MAYTVKVDVSPVYELLGSFMVHIVRKWTNNIDMGPEWIDTINSRLSDTTRAAFADAASWPFEDYDVLYAWAVGRGEHNQIEDYLNFLKSTSSEALCDMIRSYIPDMTADKALLIRNNYVPLLQIWYDVYFREIESVYVPLLEEDAGEKLALLHKMEPESLIEYASGGLIVSDELPIEQVILLPIIHLRPINTYCFYNNMLLIQYPVDLPLEDADEAPNHLLRLTRALAAPERLRMLRYLADEPKSMPEMQQFLNESTETLMYHLRLLRVAGLLRVHLGTNDQEKFCFRPDGISELQIFLETYIQI from the coding sequence ATGGCTTATACAGTTAAAGTAGACGTGTCTCCGGTCTATGAACTGCTTGGAAGCTTCATGGTTCATATTGTACGCAAATGGACAAATAATATCGACATGGGTCCCGAGTGGATTGACACGATTAATTCCCGCCTTAGCGATACGACCCGGGCAGCTTTTGCCGATGCGGCATCATGGCCTTTCGAGGATTATGATGTGCTCTATGCCTGGGCGGTTGGTCGAGGCGAACATAACCAGATTGAGGATTATCTTAATTTCCTGAAGTCCACTTCTTCCGAAGCGCTCTGCGATATGATTCGCTCATACATACCTGATATGACTGCCGATAAAGCGCTTCTGATACGTAATAATTATGTACCTTTGCTGCAAATCTGGTACGATGTGTATTTCAGAGAGATCGAATCCGTATATGTTCCGCTTCTTGAAGAGGATGCTGGGGAAAAGCTGGCCCTGCTGCACAAAATGGAGCCCGAGAGTCTCATAGAATATGCCTCCGGCGGACTCATCGTCTCTGATGAGCTGCCAATTGAGCAGGTTATTCTCCTGCCCATTATTCATTTGCGGCCGATTAACACCTACTGTTTCTATAACAATATGCTGCTGATTCAGTATCCTGTTGACCTGCCGCTTGAGGATGCCGACGAGGCGCCGAATCACCTCCTCCGGTTGACCCGTGCCTTGGCTGCGCCTGAACGTCTGCGCATGCTGCGTTATCTTGCGGACGAGCCCAAGTCAATGCCGGAAATGCAGCAATTCCTGAATGAGTCAACGGAGACGCTAATGTATCATTTAAGGCTTCTGCGGGTCGCTGGGCTACTTAGAGTTCATCTGGGAACCAACGACCAGGAGAAATTCTGCTTCCGTCCGGATGGCATCTCCGAGCTGCAGATCTTCCTGGAGACGTATATTCAAATATAA